In the candidate division WOR-3 bacterium genome, one interval contains:
- a CDS encoding GDP-mannose 4,6-dehydratase, whose amino-acid sequence MNIYLVTGGAGFIGSNFVRYLIKKEKDAKIIVYDSLEYSGHPFNLYPYLNEENIFYAGFGKDIYKGKKNFLKSNYKVLKEKDLEKEIKKFLEGEEKIFLLVASVTNVKPLKLVMKYSNNIFHFAAETHVDRSILYPHRFIFTDILGTYFLIDTFREIHGEKGKFIHISTDEVYGEILKGKAKENHPFYPSSPYSASKASADRIVYSYYKTYRIPVIIVRPANVFGERQFPEKFIPLSIMKVLMKEKIPLYGDGNQKRSWIYIEDAVKAIYLVYKKGKIGEEYNIPGSTEVKNIRLAELICKLGGLNKEEGIEFIKDRPAHDRRYSMDGKKIFELGFKPEWKFKDALKKTFEFYKENFYFYRELLLNKKVKNFLETWYSRLRK is encoded by the coding sequence ATGAATATTTACCTTGTAACAGGTGGAGCTGGTTTTATTGGTTCTAATTTTGTGAGATATTTGATAAAAAAGGAAAAGGATGCAAAAATAATTGTCTATGATTCTCTTGAATATTCAGGCCACCCTTTTAACCTTTATCCTTATCTGAATGAGGAAAATATCTTTTATGCTGGCTTTGGCAAGGATATTTACAAGGGTAAAAAAAATTTTCTAAAAAGTAATTATAAAGTTTTGAAAGAAAAAGATCTCGAAAAAGAAATAAAAAAATTTCTTGAAGGTGAGGAAAAGATTTTTCTTCTTGTAGCTTCCGTTACAAATGTAAAGCCATTAAAACTTGTTATGAAATACTCAAATAATATTTTTCATTTTGCTGCAGAAACCCATGTTGATAGGTCAATTCTTTATCCACATAGATTCATTTTTACAGATATACTGGGAACTTATTTTTTAATTGATACTTTCAGAGAAATTCACGGAGAAAAGGGAAAGTTTATTCATATATCAACAGATGAAGTTTATGGGGAAATTTTAAAAGGAAAAGCAAAAGAAAATCACCCTTTTTATCCCTCAAGTCCATATTCTGCAAGTAAGGCAAGTGCTGATAGGATTGTTTATTCTTATTATAAAACTTACAGAATACCTGTAATCATAGTAAGACCTGCTAATGTTTTTGGAGAAAGACAGTTTCCTGAAAAATTTATACCCCTTTCTATTATGAAGGTATTGATGAAAGAAAAAATTCCCCTTTATGGAGATGGAAATCAGAAAAGAAGCTGGATTTATATAGAAGATGCTGTAAAGGCTATATACCTTGTTTATAAAAAGGGTAAAATTGGTGAGGAGTATAACATACCTGGTAGCACCGAAGTAAAAAACATCAGGCTCGCTGAACTTATCTGTAAATTAGGAGGATTAAATAAGGAGGAAGGGATTGAGTTTATTAAGGATAGACCTGCTCATGACAGGAGATATTCAATGGATGGCAAGAAAATATTTGAACTCGGTTTTAAGCCTGAATGGAAATTTAAAGATGCTCTTAAAAAAACTTTTGAATTTTATAAGGAAAATTTTTATTTTTATAGAGAATTACTTCTAAATAAAAAAGTTAAGAATTTTTTGGAAACGTGGTACAGCAGATTGCGAAAATGA
- a CDS encoding ABC transporter ATP-binding protein, producing MKIEVKSIYAGYKDPPVLRGVSFYLKKGDILSILGKNGTGKTTLLRVLSGVLKPLKGEINFDGKDIFKMDPLERAKKISYLPQFYESDVPFTVYEMVELGFYPYTKVDKEKLDYFLRIFDIYELKNKKFTELSGGQKQKVLLARSLVKDPELILLDEPSLHLDFENTFLIFNIMKNIVKRENKNLIFVIHDINIALKFSDYFLFLKENGNTLFVEKNKIFEKKEIISEYLGFNVKIFNLQGENFIFYR from the coding sequence ATCAAGATCGAGGTAAAATCTATTTACGCCGGTTATAAAGACCCCCCTGTATTAAGGGGGGTCTCCTTTTATTTAAAAAAGGGTGATATTCTTTCAATTCTCGGTAAAAATGGAACAGGTAAAACAACACTTTTAAGGGTTCTTTCCGGTGTATTAAAACCCTTAAAAGGTGAGATTAATTTTGATGGAAAAGATATTTTTAAAATGGATCCTCTTGAAAGGGCAAAAAAAATTTCCTATTTGCCCCAGTTTTATGAATCTGATGTTCCTTTTACAGTTTATGAAATGGTTGAACTCGGTTTTTATCCTTATACAAAAGTTGATAAAGAAAAGTTAGATTATTTTTTAAGAATTTTTGATATTTATGAATTAAAAAATAAAAAATTTACAGAACTTTCAGGTGGTCAGAAACAAAAGGTTCTTCTTGCAAGATCTCTTGTTAAGGACCCTGAACTTATTCTCCTTGATGAGCCAAGTCTTCATCTTGATTTTGAAAATACCTTTTTAATTTTTAATATTATGAAGAATATTGTTAAAAGAGAAAATAAAAATTTAATTTTTGTAATACATGATATTAATATTGCTCTTAAATTTTCTGATTATTTTCTTTTTCTAAAAGAAAATGGAAATACGCTTTTTGTGGAAAAAAATAAAATTTTTGAGAAAAAAGAAATTATTAGTGAATATCTTGGCTTTAATGTTAAAATTTTTAATTTACAAGGAGAAAATTTTATCTTTTATAGATGA
- a CDS encoding DUF4384 domain-containing protein has product MKKLILILAFQFLALKAGMVDVWVEGGPKSIYTAGERLKINVISKVDGYLYLYNIDPNGRTKLIFPAGRPVYIHAGVHYVLPDDFYDDIEWTSSYDPGIEYIYAVVVPYPIYDMPLDCFEPLPPESYIYYDYDDIRFALVFSFRPPFWFPRVYFGAWTSYYVIPRYYVYHPAPWYCYDCHHPHVFVHFYFDFCPLYEIRVYEYRYVYVPRYVKYAPPRYRIRTRWEFTREITPEKRTRLQEIEKETRIRVREKGVVEGKPVREMIEKREIRKDMEKERIRESKGEIKTRPEHEQKRIRETEVERKREYKEYEGKNIYESDIKKVKENKEMEKEESEDYRKRVSNPIKSQELRKERESRIQREQGARIHREKVETDLKKGGVLPQNKSETKRTRR; this is encoded by the coding sequence ATGAAAAAGTTAATTTTAATATTAGCTTTCCAATTCCTTGCCTTAAAGGCAGGGATGGTGGATGTCTGGGTTGAAGGTGGTCCAAAGTCTATATATACAGCTGGTGAAAGATTAAAAATTAATGTTATTTCAAAAGTAGATGGTTATCTTTACTTATATAATATTGACCCCAATGGAAGAACTAAATTAATATTTCCTGCCGGAAGACCTGTATATATACATGCAGGTGTCCATTATGTTTTACCCGATGATTTTTACGATGATATTGAATGGACTTCTTCTTATGATCCAGGTATTGAATATATTTATGCTGTTGTTGTTCCCTATCCAATTTATGATATGCCCCTTGATTGTTTTGAACCTCTGCCTCCTGAATCTTATATATATTATGATTATGATGATATAAGATTTGCTCTCGTTTTCAGTTTCAGACCACCCTTCTGGTTTCCAAGGGTTTATTTTGGCGCATGGACAAGTTATTATGTAATTCCAAGGTATTATGTATATCATCCGGCACCATGGTATTGCTACGATTGCCATCATCCGCATGTTTTTGTTCATTTTTATTTTGATTTTTGTCCCTTATATGAAATAAGAGTTTATGAATATAGATATGTTTATGTTCCAAGGTATGTAAAATATGCACCTCCCAGATACAGAATAAGAACAAGGTGGGAATTTACAAGAGAAATTACACCTGAAAAAAGAACCCGTCTCCAGGAAATAGAAAAGGAAACAAGGATAAGAGTAAGAGAAAAAGGGGTTGTGGAAGGTAAACCTGTAAGGGAGATGATTGAAAAAAGAGAAATCAGGAAGGACATGGAAAAAGAAAGAATAAGGGAATCTAAAGGAGAAATAAAGACTCGACCAGAACATGAACAAAAAAGAATCAGAGAAACTGAAGTTGAAAGGAAAAGGGAATATAAGGAATATGAAGGAAAAAATATTTATGAGTCAGATATCAAAAAAGTAAAAGAGAATAAAGAGATGGAAAAGGAAGAATCAGAAGATTACAGAAAAAGAGTTTCTAATCCTATAAAAAGCCAGGAGTTAAGAAAGGAAAGAGAAAGTAGAATTCAAAGAGAACAAGGAGCCAGAATTCACAGGGAAAAAGTTGAAACTGATTTGAAAAAAGGTGGAGTTTTGCCTCAAAATAAATCAGAAACAAAAAGGACAAGGAGATGA